In Corynebacterium ulcerans, one genomic interval encodes:
- a CDS encoding PAC2 family protein: MQEKNARMYELEFPAPEVSLKDSEGPTLIVALQGYADAGHAIDASAEHLLAALDHRPVASFNNDELIDYRSRRPSVTIEHNNIVSAEELALGIEVLRDNSGTPFLLLSGPEPDLRWDAFTKAVADLVERFGVSRTICLYAAPMAAPHTRPMVVSAHGNSADLIDHHFSLDTKITVPGSASLQLERLLNKQGRNVAGYTAHVPHYLSASPYPQATLSLLEAVSSSTGLKFPLRTLEEDSRKVALQIEEQVASSAEIENVVRLLEQQYDEELERYREANPEAVMPGESAVPNAELLGEEFEKFLADIDNRSLNGGKSENDKDPSTSTDNTDEPDGETEL, from the coding sequence ATGCAAGAGAAAAACGCTCGCATGTACGAATTAGAGTTCCCTGCGCCTGAAGTGTCCTTGAAGGACAGTGAAGGCCCAACTCTCATCGTTGCGCTCCAGGGTTATGCGGACGCTGGACATGCAATCGATGCCAGTGCGGAGCATTTGCTTGCAGCTCTCGACCATAGGCCAGTGGCTTCATTTAATAATGACGAGCTCATCGACTACCGATCCCGGCGCCCCTCGGTAACCATCGAACACAATAATATTGTTAGCGCAGAGGAACTCGCATTAGGTATTGAGGTTCTCCGAGATAATTCGGGAACGCCTTTCCTACTTCTCTCTGGACCCGAGCCAGATCTTCGGTGGGATGCTTTTACTAAAGCCGTCGCGGATCTCGTAGAGCGCTTTGGGGTATCTCGCACCATATGTCTGTATGCAGCCCCTATGGCTGCCCCACATACCCGGCCCATGGTGGTTTCCGCTCACGGAAATTCCGCGGATTTAATCGATCATCATTTCAGCTTAGACACCAAGATCACAGTCCCGGGGTCTGCATCGCTTCAGCTTGAGCGCCTGCTCAACAAGCAAGGACGAAACGTAGCCGGATACACCGCACATGTTCCGCACTATCTTTCTGCATCACCGTATCCACAAGCAACGCTGAGCTTGCTTGAAGCTGTCTCATCTTCCACCGGGTTAAAGTTTCCGCTTCGCACATTAGAAGAGGATTCTCGCAAGGTTGCTCTTCAAATTGAAGAACAAGTTGCAAGTTCTGCAGAAATCGAAAATGTTGTTCGCCTTTTGGAGCAACAATACGACGAAGAACTTGAGCGGTACCGTGAGGCAAATCCTGAGGCTGTCATGCCAGGAGAAAGTGCCGTACCTAACGCTGAGCTGCTGGGAGAAGAATTTGAGAAATTCCTTGCAGACATCGACAACCGTTCATTAAACGGTGGAAAAAGCGAGAACGATAAAGACCCCTCAACTTCCACAGACAACACTGACGAGCCAGATGGGGAAACGGAGCTCTAA
- a CDS encoding hydrogen peroxide-inducible genes activator: MSNKEYRPTLAQLRTFVTIAENKHFGSAAAKLSISQPSLSQALVALENGLGVQLIERSTRRVIVTPAGEALLPFAKATLDAADAFTSYAQGASGTLSGPLSLGIIPTIAPYILPQLLDLVHEEFPDLELRIIEEQTKHLLQQLRDGQLDCAVLALPTEQPGIIEMPLYTENFRMVVHKNHPFAGRDNLTLSSLRELDLILLDDGHCLHDQIVDLCKQVDVNPARSKNAEMRAASLTTVMQLVGAGLGSTLVPESSIPIECNRPNIATASFAREVTAARQVGLVFRASSTRTEEYQKLGSIVGQAYHNALASEA; the protein is encoded by the coding sequence ATGAGCAATAAAGAATACCGACCAACTCTCGCACAGCTACGAACTTTTGTCACAATTGCAGAAAATAAGCACTTCGGAAGCGCCGCAGCCAAGCTATCCATTTCACAACCATCCTTATCGCAGGCCCTGGTTGCCCTGGAAAATGGTCTAGGCGTACAGCTTATCGAGCGCTCTACTCGACGAGTCATCGTAACCCCCGCAGGAGAGGCTCTTCTCCCCTTTGCAAAAGCCACACTAGACGCCGCGGATGCTTTTACTTCTTATGCACAGGGCGCATCCGGCACGCTTTCAGGCCCTCTATCTTTAGGCATTATCCCAACGATCGCACCCTACATCCTCCCGCAACTCCTTGATTTGGTACACGAGGAATTCCCCGATCTCGAATTACGCATTATTGAAGAACAAACCAAGCATTTACTCCAGCAACTGCGCGACGGGCAACTCGACTGCGCAGTGCTTGCACTCCCCACGGAGCAGCCAGGGATTATCGAAATGCCTCTTTATACCGAAAACTTCCGGATGGTAGTGCACAAAAACCACCCGTTTGCAGGACGCGATAATCTCACTTTGAGCAGTCTGCGAGAACTTGACCTTATTTTGCTTGACGACGGTCACTGCCTACACGACCAAATCGTAGACCTTTGCAAACAGGTAGATGTTAACCCTGCGCGCTCTAAGAACGCTGAAATGCGTGCAGCTAGCCTTACCACCGTTATGCAGCTCGTGGGAGCAGGCCTTGGAAGCACACTAGTCCCCGAGAGTTCAATACCTATTGAATGCAATCGGCCTAACATTGCGACGGCAAGCTTTGCACGCGAAGTAACAGCCGCGCGCCAAGTGGGCTTAGTATTCCGCGCTTCTTCCACACGCACAGAGGAATACCAGAAGCTTGGTTCAATTGTTGGACAGGCTTATCACAACGCTTTAGCCTCCGAGGCATAA
- a CDS encoding DEAD/DEAH box helicase gives MNLTQMLPDLEEVPSSLLDDAIFDSFLGWTKAKGISLYPAQEEAALGILAGDNVILATPTGSGKSMVATAAHFIAMARGQRSFYTAPIKALVSEKFFALCDIFGPESVGMMTGDATVNGNAPIICATAEIVANIALRDGARADIDQVIMDEFHYYSEPGRGWAWQVPLLELPRAQFLLMSATLGDTSFLEKDLEQRTGRDTQLVSGSTRPVPLEFSYVYTPIHETIEDLLSTGKAPIYVVHFTQREAIERAQSLTSMTIIDNDAKEKIVQEIGDFKFTTTFGHVLSKLLRRGIGVHHAGMLPKYRRLVEKLSQTGLLRVICGTDTLGVGINVPIRTVLFTGLAKFDGTKQRILASREFHQIAGRAGRAGFDTVGSVVIEAPEFEIENWRLRQRAGSDPKKLKKLRKKSARDGDVVWGERTYERLSTAEPEHLQSQFRVSNSMLLNIISRPGDGYMHLKQLLRNNHDSREKQNKDILTCLELFRGLLNAGIVEKLETPDETGRYYAITQELQRDFALNQPLAPFALASLELLDRQSDTFVLDVISTFEAILDDPRQVLIAQQKEARATEIAALKAEGVDYTERMKLIEDITWPKPLEDELENAFEIYAQGHPWAKEFELSPKSVVRDMIEHGMTFSDLIATYGLARSEGVVLRYLTDAWRTLQHSVPAEYRTEELDDVIIWLGEVVRQVDSSLVDEWAQMADPDAPISQETLERELAFGVEDPTALTANRRAFTIMVRNTMFRLVQLFADEKEDELKEMLAYLSEVPDFGVALDDYFDEYSDLDTGPEARGREYFLVQASGREWQVRQIIKDPAGDNAFAFVGTVDLDASDAAGEVRFSQLALDYAH, from the coding sequence GTGAACCTTACTCAGATGCTCCCCGACCTAGAAGAAGTCCCCTCGTCGCTTTTAGACGACGCTATTTTTGACTCTTTCTTGGGGTGGACAAAGGCTAAGGGAATTTCTCTCTATCCGGCCCAAGAAGAAGCCGCTCTGGGGATCCTTGCCGGAGACAACGTTATCTTGGCGACCCCTACGGGCTCCGGAAAGTCCATGGTTGCTACCGCAGCTCATTTTATTGCAATGGCGCGGGGACAACGCTCTTTTTATACGGCCCCCATCAAGGCTCTTGTCAGCGAAAAATTCTTCGCGCTATGCGATATTTTCGGCCCCGAGTCAGTAGGAATGATGACGGGTGATGCCACCGTTAACGGCAACGCTCCTATCATTTGTGCCACGGCCGAGATTGTAGCCAACATTGCACTTCGGGACGGCGCTCGCGCTGACATCGACCAAGTCATCATGGATGAGTTCCATTATTACTCCGAACCTGGTCGCGGTTGGGCCTGGCAAGTGCCACTCTTGGAGCTCCCTCGGGCACAGTTCCTGCTCATGTCAGCGACATTAGGCGATACTTCCTTCTTAGAAAAAGATCTGGAACAGCGCACTGGGCGCGATACCCAGCTAGTTTCCGGTTCCACGAGGCCAGTCCCGCTGGAATTTTCTTATGTTTATACGCCCATCCATGAGACTATTGAAGACCTTCTTTCAACGGGTAAGGCCCCTATTTACGTTGTGCATTTCACCCAGCGGGAGGCGATCGAACGCGCCCAATCGCTGACGAGCATGACGATCATAGACAATGATGCCAAAGAAAAAATCGTGCAAGAGATCGGTGACTTTAAGTTCACCACAACTTTTGGCCATGTTCTTTCCAAGCTACTGCGTCGCGGTATTGGGGTACATCATGCCGGTATGTTGCCCAAATACCGCCGCCTAGTGGAGAAGCTCTCTCAGACGGGTCTTCTGCGAGTAATTTGTGGCACAGATACTTTAGGGGTGGGCATTAATGTGCCTATTCGCACCGTGTTGTTTACTGGTCTCGCTAAATTTGATGGCACGAAACAGCGTATCCTTGCGTCTCGGGAGTTTCACCAAATTGCAGGTCGTGCGGGACGAGCTGGCTTTGACACAGTCGGGTCTGTGGTAATCGAGGCTCCTGAATTTGAAATTGAAAATTGGCGACTCCGACAACGAGCAGGTAGCGACCCCAAAAAACTAAAAAAGTTACGCAAAAAATCGGCGCGTGACGGCGATGTTGTCTGGGGAGAACGCACCTACGAGCGCCTCAGCACCGCGGAACCGGAGCATTTGCAAAGCCAGTTCCGGGTATCTAATTCAATGCTGCTCAATATCATTAGCCGCCCCGGTGATGGCTACATGCATCTCAAACAGTTGCTTCGTAACAACCATGATTCGCGTGAAAAGCAAAATAAAGACATCCTGACGTGCCTTGAATTATTCAGGGGGCTTCTCAACGCTGGGATCGTCGAGAAGCTAGAAACCCCGGATGAAACCGGCCGCTATTATGCGATTACCCAGGAGCTGCAACGAGACTTTGCACTCAACCAGCCCTTGGCGCCTTTCGCGCTAGCCTCTCTTGAACTGCTTGACCGTCAATCGGACACTTTTGTCCTTGACGTGATTAGTACCTTCGAGGCTATTTTGGATGATCCTCGACAGGTTTTGATTGCGCAGCAAAAGGAAGCACGCGCAACCGAGATAGCTGCACTCAAAGCAGAGGGCGTTGACTACACCGAACGCATGAAATTGATCGAGGACATCACATGGCCAAAACCATTAGAGGATGAATTAGAGAATGCTTTCGAGATATACGCTCAAGGTCATCCATGGGCTAAAGAATTTGAGCTAAGCCCCAAATCTGTAGTCCGAGACATGATCGAACACGGCATGACGTTCAGTGATCTGATAGCCACATACGGCCTTGCACGTTCTGAGGGCGTCGTGCTGCGGTATCTCACCGATGCGTGGAGAACGCTGCAGCACAGCGTCCCTGCTGAGTATCGCACCGAAGAGCTTGACGACGTCATCATTTGGCTGGGAGAGGTCGTCCGCCAGGTGGACTCTTCGCTTGTCGACGAATGGGCTCAGATGGCAGACCCCGATGCGCCGATTTCTCAAGAGACTCTTGAACGCGAACTAGCTTTCGGAGTGGAAGACCCAACCGCGCTTACAGCTAATAGGCGTGCCTTCACCATTATGGTGCGTAACACAATGTTCCGACTCGTCCAGCTTTTCGCAGACGAGAAAGAAGACGAACTCAAAGAGATGCTCGCATATCTCAGCGAAGTTCCCGATTTCGGAGTTGCCTTGGATGATTACTTTGACGAATATTCGGATCTTGATACTGGACCGGAGGCTCGTGGGCGGGAGTACTTCCTGGTACAGGCTTCTGGCAGAGAATGGCAAGTACGCCAGATAATCAAAGATCCTGCGGGTGATAACGCCTTTGCTTTTGTTGGAACTGTTGACCTTGATGCTTCCGATGCTGCAGGCGAAGTACGCTTCTCACAATTAGCACTCGATTACGCACATTAA
- a CDS encoding carboxymuconolactone decarboxylase family protein, whose translation MSIENLKNALPEYAKDQKLNIGTLVRSTELSEQQLWGTLVATAAATRNDTVISEILDEAQDHLSAEAIEAAFAAATVMAMNNVAYRAKSWLGDDFAQVKFGLRMNIINKTGVDKADFELWAVAVSAINGCEHCAVAHVKTVQEEGLTKEQVWESIKIAGVMQAIAQAVQIEAAR comes from the coding sequence ATGTCCATCGAGAACCTTAAGAATGCGCTTCCAGAGTACGCAAAGGACCAAAAACTCAACATTGGTACCCTCGTTAGGTCTACCGAACTCAGCGAACAGCAGCTGTGGGGAACTTTAGTAGCGACTGCGGCAGCAACCCGCAACGATACGGTTATCTCAGAAATCCTTGATGAGGCTCAGGACCACCTTTCTGCAGAAGCAATTGAAGCTGCTTTTGCTGCTGCGACTGTTATGGCCATGAATAACGTAGCTTACCGGGCTAAGAGCTGGCTCGGTGACGACTTTGCTCAGGTGAAATTTGGTCTGCGGATGAACATCATTAACAAGACTGGCGTTGATAAAGCTGATTTTGAGTTATGGGCTGTTGCTGTTTCCGCGATTAATGGTTGCGAACACTGCGCAGTCGCACACGTTAAAACGGTGCAAGAAGAGGGACTGACAAAGGAACAAGTCTGGGAGAGCATCAAGATCGCTGGCGTAATGCAAGCTATCGCACAAGCAGTACAAATTGAGGCTGCTCGCTAG
- a CDS encoding peroxiredoxin: protein MAILTVGEKFPEFELLALKGGDLHNVNASQPEDYFETVSLDKYEGKWKVVFFYPKDFTFVCPTEIAAFGKLDEEFQDRDTQILGGSIDNEFSHFNWRATHPELKTIPFPMFSDIKHELIRELGVENAAGVADRATFIIDPDGIIQFVSVTPDAVGRNVDEVLRVLDALQSEEVCACNWQKNDPTKNIDKLEVVQGSLK from the coding sequence ATGGCAATCCTGACAGTTGGAGAGAAGTTCCCTGAGTTCGAGCTCTTGGCCCTTAAAGGCGGTGACCTGCACAACGTTAACGCCTCCCAGCCTGAGGATTACTTTGAGACCGTTTCTTTGGACAAATATGAGGGTAAATGGAAGGTAGTCTTCTTCTACCCGAAGGACTTTACCTTTGTTTGCCCCACCGAAATTGCTGCATTTGGAAAGCTCGATGAGGAATTCCAAGACCGCGATACCCAGATCCTTGGTGGCTCCATTGACAACGAGTTCTCTCACTTTAACTGGCGCGCTACGCACCCTGAGCTCAAGACCATCCCATTCCCAATGTTCTCTGATATTAAGCATGAGCTTATTCGTGAGCTTGGTGTTGAGAATGCCGCAGGTGTCGCAGATCGCGCAACCTTCATCATCGATCCTGACGGAATCATCCAATTTGTTTCTGTTACCCCAGATGCTGTTGGCCGCAACGTAGATGAAGTTCTCCGTGTGCTAGATGCTCTTCAGTCTGAGGAAGTATGTGCTTGTAACTGGCAGAAGAATGATCCGACCAAGAACATCGACAAGCTTGAGGTAGTTCAGGGATCCCTGAAGTAA